Proteins from one Nicotiana tabacum cultivar K326 chromosome 23, ASM71507v2, whole genome shotgun sequence genomic window:
- the LOC107760701 gene encoding uncharacterized protein At5g41620-like: MKRGEKSGVETAEKQENLGEKLKKIGKRGGHNTPVIPFLRLQNYHHNHNNSSTTTVVVQESEIGETPFHNSSVSARKLAAILWELHHYNIPFSKMHSSNNNVVPHSRIRRLQPYHHHRNHLYEDSSRVLEHPDPSPSSPDLPGSAGSLRRHVTASLMQHHRSIERTNHAIQPVSPASYGSSMEIAPYNAAATPTSSIDLKGRIGEASYSLKTSTELLKVLNRIWSLEEQHTSNMSLVKALKKELDHARVRIKDLVRHQQVDRHEIDELMKQITEEKVARKSKEQDRINSAIQSVRDELEDERKLRKRSETLHRRLARELYEVKTSLANALKERDKEKKSRQLLEDLCDEFAWGIRHYEEELHSVRQKSDKDWTERTNGDQLILHISEAWLDERMQTKIEPQYGQGDNSSIIEKFRSEIETFLQTKQTGIRNNASLGDPTDRRGSRVSIPLNVPGSAPQDEGDDEDSVSSDSHCFELQKPSAAEETMRPTYILRKPALHERSKGSSVSNLQVKFEEQMARASLPSESRNHLDNQDPGETSEKNQVEISTSKKFEICEVTEESNSSGKKNKADGTPGVNSNYMIDELIRSHYLLSEGGNVPPENDYELASYGTSVRRARASPVRQWTEKLPSHENVSESSTKLPPDLKENTLKAKLLEARTRGQRSRSRLKGTKISF; the protein is encoded by the exons atgaaaaGGGGAGAAAAAAGTGGGGTTGAGACAGCAGAAAAGCAAGAAAATTTAGGGGAAAAGTTGAAGAAAATAGGGAAAAGAGGGGGACATAACACACCAGTAATACCCTTTTTGAGGCTCCAAAATTATCATCATAATCATAATAATAGTAGTACTACTACTGTTGTTGTTCAAGAAAGTGAAATTGGAGAAACCCCTTTTCATAATTCTTCAGTTTCTGCTAGAAAACTTGCAGCAATTCTTTGGGAGCTTCATCACTACAACATTCCTTTTTCTAAAATGCAtagtagtaataataatgttgttcCTCATTCAAGAATCAGACGTCTACAGCCTTATCACCACCACAGAAATCACCTTTATGAGGATAGTAGTAGGGTTCTTGAACACCCTGATCCTTCACCAAGTTCACCTGACCTG CCAGGAAGTGCAGGCAGTTTGAGGAGGCATGTTACTGCATCATTGATGCAACATCATCGATCAATTGAAAGGACCAACCATGCAATTCAACCTGTATCTCCTGCAAGCTATGGAAGTTCAATGGAG ATTGCACCTTACAACGCTGCAGCAACACCAACTAGTTCTATAGATTTGAAAGGGAGAATTGGAGAGGCAAGTTACAGCCTAAAAACATCTACGGAACTACTAAAAGTACTGAATCGAATCTGGAGCCTGGAAGAGCAGCACACATCTAACATGTCACTCGTGAAAGCATTAAAGAAAGAACTAGATCATGCTCGTGTCCGGATCAAGGACTTGGTGCGACATCAGCAAGTGGATAGACATGAAATAGATGAATTGATGAAGCAGATAACAGAGGAAAAAGTGGCAAGGAAAAGTAAGGAGCAAGATCGGATTAATTCTGCTATTCAATCTGTCAGAGATGAACTGGAAGACGAAAGGAAGCTAAGAAAACGCTCCGAGACCCTGCATCGGAGACTAGCTAGGGAGCTGTATGAGGTGAAAACATCTCTTGCAAATGCTTTGAAAGAGAGGGACAAAGAGAAGAAGTCACGACAACTTCTGGAAGACCTCTGTGATGAGTTTGCTTGGGGAATAAGACATTATGAAGAAGAGCTTCATTCTGTAAGACAGAAATCCGACAAGGATTGGACTGAAAGGACTAACGGAGATCAACTAATTCTGCACATTTCTGAAGCATGGCTTGATGAACGGATGCAGACAAAAATAGAACCTCAATATGGTCAAGGTGATAACAGCTCAATCATAGAAAAATTCAGGTCTGAAATAGAGACCTTTCTTCAAACTAAACAAACTGGTATTAGGAATAATGCTAGCTTAGGAGATCCCACTGACCGAAGAGGTTCTCGGGTTTCCATCCCTCTTAATGTTCCTGGCAGTGCTCCACAAGATGAGGGTGACGACGAGGATTCTGTTAGCAGTGATTCACACTGTTTTGAGTTGCAAAAACCAAGTGCTGCTGAAGAAACAATGAGACCAACTTACATTTTGAGGAAACCTGCATTACACGAAAGGTCAAAAGGTAGCAGCGTGTCTAATTTGCAAGTGAAGTTTGAAGAACAGATGGCTCGAGCTTCATTACCAAGTGAAAGCAGGAACCATCTTGACAATCAGGATCCGGGAGAAACTAGTGAAAAGAACCAAGTTGAAATTAGCACTTCGAAGAAGTTCGAAATCTGTGAAGTAACAGAAGAAAGTAATAGTTCTGGGAAAAAGAATAAAGCTGATGGAACACCTGGAGTCAACTCAAATTATATGATTGATGAATTAATTAGAAGTCACTATTTGTTGTCAGAAGGTGGAAACGTGCCACCTGAAAATGATTATGAGTTAGCTTCTTATGGAACCTCAGTGAGGAGGGCTCGGGCTAGTCCGGTCAGGCAATGGACTGAGAAGCTTCCCTCGCATGAGAACGTATCTGAGTCATCTACTAAATTGCCACCAGATTTAAAGGAGAATACTTTGAAGGCCAAGCTACTGGAAGCAAGAACAAGGGGTCAACGTTCACGATCGCGTTTGAAAGGCACCAAGATTTCCTTCTAG